The Burkholderia cepacia ATCC 25416 genome includes a window with the following:
- a CDS encoding aminotransferase class V-fold PLP-dependent enzyme — translation MPGLLPDVDREGLLEYSVVYTDRSVNHMSQRFQGVMRDISGTLKNVYNAKSVVIVPGSGTFGMEAVARQFATNKKCLVIRNGWFSFRWSQIFDMGSIPSETTVLKARPVEAGRQAAYAPAPLDEVVAAIREHKPDLVFAPHVETASGMMLPDAYLRAVADAVHAVGGMFVLDCIASGTVWVDMQASGVDILISAPQKGWSASPCCAMVMLSPLARERIDGTTSTSFACDLRKWLQIMEAYEGGGFAYHATMPTDSLTTLRDVMKETEAYGFDKVKAEQLELGKRIRALLADKGFRSVAAEGFEAPGVVVSYTDDDGIRSGKKFADVGLQIAAGVPLQCDEPEDFKTFRLGLFGLDKLHDVDGAVARFADALERIL, via the coding sequence ATGCCAGGTTTACTTCCCGATGTTGACCGCGAGGGGCTCCTCGAATATTCGGTGGTGTACACCGATCGCTCGGTCAACCATATGTCGCAACGCTTTCAGGGCGTCATGCGCGACATCTCCGGCACACTGAAAAACGTCTACAACGCGAAGTCGGTCGTGATCGTCCCGGGCAGCGGGACGTTCGGCATGGAAGCCGTCGCGCGGCAGTTTGCAACGAACAAGAAGTGCCTGGTCATCCGCAACGGCTGGTTCAGTTTCCGCTGGTCGCAGATTTTCGACATGGGCAGCATTCCGTCCGAAACGACGGTGCTGAAGGCGCGCCCGGTCGAAGCGGGGCGGCAGGCCGCGTATGCGCCGGCCCCGCTCGACGAAGTGGTCGCCGCGATCAGGGAACACAAGCCGGATCTGGTCTTTGCGCCGCATGTCGAAACCGCGTCCGGGATGATGCTGCCCGATGCGTATCTGCGCGCGGTGGCCGACGCCGTGCATGCGGTCGGCGGCATGTTCGTGCTGGATTGCATCGCGTCCGGCACGGTGTGGGTCGACATGCAGGCGAGCGGCGTGGACATCCTGATCAGCGCGCCGCAGAAGGGCTGGAGCGCGTCGCCGTGCTGTGCGATGGTCATGCTGAGCCCGCTCGCACGCGAGCGCATCGATGGCACGACCAGCACCAGCTTCGCGTGCGATCTCCGCAAGTGGCTGCAGATCATGGAAGCCTACGAGGGCGGCGGGTTCGCGTACCACGCGACGATGCCCACGGACAGCCTCACGACGCTGCGCGACGTGATGAAGGAAACCGAGGCATACGGGTTCGACAAGGTGAAGGCGGAGCAGCTCGAGCTCGGCAAGCGCATTCGCGCGCTGCTGGCCGACAAGGGTTTCCGGAGCGTGGCGGCTGAGGGCTTCGAGGCGCCGGGCGTCGTGGTCAGCTACACGGACGACGACGGGATTCGATCGGGGAAGAAGTTCGCCGACGTGGGCTTGCAGATCGCGGCCGGCGTGCCGCTGCAATGCGACGAGCCGGAGGATTTCAAGACCTTCCGTCTGGGGTTGTTCGGTTTGGACAAGCTGCATGATGTCGACGGTGCGGTTGCGCGGTTTGCCGACGCGCTGGAGCGGATTCTCTAA
- a CDS encoding acyl carrier protein, whose protein sequence is MNVRFWSVIVMRMMSLDELIDSVKTFLAGIDPGAPARVTAQTNLLDANLLDSLSLVHFVLFIEQTLRIDIPIGDFVLDSIASVAAIYDHYVLGTPHAASAS, encoded by the coding sequence ATGAACGTGCGTTTCTGGAGCGTGATCGTGATGCGGATGATGAGCCTCGACGAATTGATCGACAGCGTGAAGACGTTTCTGGCCGGGATCGACCCGGGCGCGCCGGCGCGCGTGACCGCGCAGACGAACCTGCTCGACGCCAACCTGCTCGATTCGCTGTCGCTTGTGCACTTCGTGCTGTTCATCGAGCAGACGCTCAGGATCGACATCCCGATCGGCGACTTCGTGCTCGACTCGATCGCGTCGGTCGCGGCGATCTACGACCACTACGTGCTGGGCACGCCGCATGCCGCGAGCGCGTCGTGA
- a CDS encoding NAD(P)/FAD-dependent oxidoreductase: MSSQVVIVGGGVIGSSIAYFLRATDPTVSVTVIERDPTYARSSSALSAASIRQQFSTPLSIQMSLFGIDFLRTIGERLEVDGHQPSIDLHEGGYLFLATPAGDATLRENHALQTSLGADIRLMDRDALRAKFPWLNVDDLVSGSYGVSGEGWFDGYGLVQALRKKAQALGARYVPSDVTAVVRDGRKVTHVVTADGERHACDTLVNAAGAWARTLSSMMGIDIPVHARRRSIFNVSSPARLTDCPLLIDPTGVYFRPEGRTYICGTSPSPDRDPDDLPLDEVDHELFDEVIWPTLANRVPEFEALRVENCWSGYYEYNVFDHNAIIGYHPDLDNVVFANGYSGHGLQQGPATGRGVSELILGGRYDTLDLSSLGWARVLENRPIVEKNVV; this comes from the coding sequence GTGAGTTCTCAAGTCGTCATCGTCGGCGGTGGTGTGATCGGCAGCTCGATCGCCTATTTCCTGCGCGCCACCGATCCCACGGTATCCGTGACCGTCATCGAGCGCGACCCCACCTATGCGAGATCGTCGTCGGCGTTGTCGGCCGCGTCGATTCGCCAGCAGTTCTCGACGCCGCTGTCGATCCAGATGTCGCTGTTCGGCATCGACTTCCTGCGCACGATCGGCGAACGGCTCGAAGTGGACGGCCACCAGCCGTCGATCGACCTGCACGAAGGCGGCTACCTGTTCCTCGCGACGCCGGCCGGCGACGCGACGCTGCGCGAGAACCATGCGCTGCAGACGAGCCTCGGCGCGGATATCCGGCTGATGGACCGCGATGCGCTGCGCGCGAAGTTTCCGTGGCTGAACGTTGACGATCTCGTCTCGGGCTCATATGGCGTGAGCGGCGAAGGCTGGTTCGACGGCTATGGGCTCGTGCAGGCATTGCGCAAGAAGGCGCAGGCACTGGGTGCGCGCTACGTGCCGTCCGACGTGACCGCGGTGGTGCGCGACGGCCGCAAGGTGACGCATGTGGTCACGGCCGACGGCGAACGCCATGCGTGCGACACGCTCGTCAACGCGGCCGGTGCGTGGGCCCGCACGCTGTCGTCGATGATGGGCATCGACATCCCCGTCCATGCGCGGCGCCGCAGCATCTTCAACGTGTCGTCGCCTGCCAGGCTCACGGATTGCCCGCTGCTGATCGACCCGACCGGCGTGTATTTCCGGCCGGAAGGGCGCACGTACATCTGCGGGACGTCGCCGAGCCCGGATCGCGATCCGGACGACCTGCCGCTCGACGAAGTCGACCACGAGCTGTTCGACGAGGTGATCTGGCCGACGCTCGCGAACCGCGTGCCGGAGTTCGAGGCGCTGCGCGTGGAGAACTGCTGGTCCGGGTACTACGAGTACAACGTGTTCGACCACAACGCGATCATCGGGTATCACCCGGACCTCGACAACGTCGTGTTCGCGAACGGCTACAGCGGCCACGGGCTGCAGCAAGGGCCGGCGACGGGGCGCGGGGTCAGCGAACTCATTCTGGGCGGGCGTTACGACACGCTCGACCTGTCGTCGCTCGGTTGGGCGCGGGTGCTGGAAAACCGGCCGATCGTCGAAAAGAACGTCGTGTAG
- a CDS encoding branched-chain amino acid ABC transporter substrate-binding protein produces MTFRIRSLSGVALTAAILALQTGAAHAQETVVKVGVAGPLTGGGAAYGKDIENGVRMAVDEANAAHPTVGGKPVKFVVASQDDQSDPRTGVQAAQQLADAQVAVVIGHFNSGTTLPASKIYAKAGIPMITPSATNPDITRAGLGTVYRVIATDTQNAGNAGAYAASVTKAKRIAIIDDRTAFGQGEADEFEKAVKANGGTIVAREFTNDKAVDFSAQLTKIKSTNADLVFFGGLDAQAAMLVKRMRQLGIRAQFLAGGGVMNANFIKLAGNAAEGAAVWEYGQPLSRLAKGKAFETKFRQKYGVDMLAYAPFAYDATWIAINAMQKANSTKPADFNGALKGTRYDGITGTIAFTNTGDLKSPSSTLYEVKNAAWQPVTTKSAD; encoded by the coding sequence ATGACGTTCCGCATTCGTTCGCTTTCCGGCGTCGCATTGACCGCCGCGATTCTCGCGCTCCAGACGGGCGCGGCCCACGCGCAGGAGACGGTCGTCAAGGTCGGCGTCGCCGGTCCGCTGACGGGGGGCGGTGCCGCTTACGGCAAGGACATCGAGAACGGCGTGCGCATGGCCGTCGACGAAGCGAATGCCGCGCATCCGACGGTGGGCGGCAAGCCCGTGAAGTTCGTCGTCGCGTCGCAGGACGACCAGAGCGATCCGCGCACCGGCGTGCAGGCCGCGCAGCAGCTCGCCGACGCGCAGGTGGCCGTCGTGATCGGCCACTTCAATTCGGGCACGACGCTGCCCGCGTCGAAGATCTACGCGAAGGCTGGCATTCCGATGATCACGCCGTCGGCGACCAATCCCGACATCACGCGTGCCGGGCTCGGCACCGTGTATCGCGTGATCGCGACCGATACGCAGAACGCCGGCAACGCGGGCGCCTATGCGGCGAGCGTGACCAAGGCGAAGCGCATCGCGATCATCGACGACCGCACCGCGTTCGGCCAGGGCGAAGCCGACGAATTCGAGAAGGCCGTGAAGGCGAACGGCGGCACGATCGTCGCGCGCGAATTCACGAACGACAAGGCGGTGGATTTCAGCGCGCAGCTCACGAAGATCAAGAGCACCAACGCCGATCTCGTGTTCTTCGGCGGCCTCGACGCGCAGGCCGCGATGCTCGTGAAACGCATGCGCCAGCTCGGCATCCGCGCGCAGTTCCTCGCGGGCGGCGGCGTGATGAACGCGAACTTCATCAAGCTGGCCGGCAACGCGGCGGAAGGCGCGGCCGTGTGGGAATACGGGCAGCCGCTGTCGCGTCTTGCGAAGGGCAAGGCGTTCGAAACGAAATTCCGGCAGAAGTACGGTGTCGACATGCTCGCGTATGCGCCGTTCGCCTACGACGCGACGTGGATCGCGATCAACGCGATGCAGAAGGCGAACTCGACGAAGCCGGCCGATTTCAACGGCGCGCTGAAGGGCACGCGCTACGACGGCATCACGGGCACGATCGCGTTCACGAACACGGGCGACCTCAAGAGCCCGAGCTCGACGCTGTACGAGGTGAAGAACGCCGCGTGGCAGCCCGTCACGACGAAATCGGCGGATTGA
- a CDS encoding CsbD family protein, which translates to MDRNRIEGKLKQVKGSVKEALGKVTGDRKTEAEGVAEQQAGKLQEQAGEAADAARKQTGADRH; encoded by the coding sequence ATGGACAGGAATCGGATCGAAGGCAAGCTCAAGCAGGTCAAGGGTTCGGTCAAGGAAGCGCTCGGCAAGGTCACGGGCGACCGCAAGACGGAAGCGGAAGGCGTCGCCGAACAGCAGGCCGGCAAGCTTCAGGAGCAGGCCGGCGAGGCGGCGGATGCGGCGCGCAAGCAGACGGGCGCCGATCGGCACTGA
- a CDS encoding gamma-glutamylcyclotransferase family protein, translating into MTPDDLLRDEPFAYFAYGSCMNLASLSTSLGCDAATYFAGAARLDGHRLAFNYASLNEPVCCANIEPAAGAIVEGALYRLPMRMLDALERREGVHLGRYVRYAVEVLAPGGQRVHALTYRGAVTLDCDAAPSARYRDLLVRGLADAGVSAAYRDRTVAYMAGLRDRPPRAA; encoded by the coding sequence ATGACGCCGGACGACCTGCTTCGTGACGAGCCGTTCGCGTATTTCGCATACGGCTCGTGCATGAACCTTGCGAGCCTGTCGACGTCGCTCGGCTGCGACGCGGCGACGTACTTCGCGGGCGCGGCGCGCCTCGACGGCCATCGCCTCGCGTTCAATTACGCGTCGCTCAACGAGCCGGTCTGCTGCGCGAACATCGAGCCGGCTGCCGGTGCGATCGTCGAGGGCGCGCTGTACCGGTTGCCGATGCGCATGCTCGACGCGCTCGAGCGTCGCGAAGGCGTGCATCTCGGCCGCTACGTCCGCTACGCGGTCGAGGTGCTGGCGCCGGGCGGGCAGCGCGTACATGCGCTGACGTATCGCGGTGCGGTCACGCTCGATTGCGACGCCGCGCCGAGCGCGCGCTACCGCGACCTGCTGGTTCGCGGTCTGGCCGACGCGGGCGTGTCGGCGGCGTATCGCGACCGCACGGTCGCCTACATGGCGGGGCTGCGCGATCGGCCGCCGCGTGCCGCATGA
- a CDS encoding GNAT family N-acetyltransferase: protein MAYIVRHEVPPVSTYIDIRLAAGLSRKSEQAATIGLKNGLFSVVAYCDGVPVGIGRVIGDGGCFFEIVDIAVLPAHQKKGVGDLIMRALMGYVHEHAPPTAYVSLMADHGTPKFYERYGFQPSSLPEKAGMFLRIA, encoded by the coding sequence ATGGCATACATCGTTCGACACGAAGTTCCGCCGGTATCCACCTACATCGACATTCGTCTTGCCGCAGGGTTGAGCAGGAAGTCGGAACAGGCCGCGACGATCGGGTTGAAGAACGGGCTTTTCAGCGTCGTGGCTTACTGCGACGGTGTGCCGGTCGGAATCGGCAGGGTCATCGGCGACGGCGGCTGCTTCTTCGAGATCGTGGACATCGCGGTGTTGCCCGCTCACCAGAAGAAAGGCGTAGGTGACCTGATCATGCGGGCGCTGATGGGCTACGTTCACGAGCATGCGCCGCCGACCGCGTATGTCAGCCTGATGGCCGATCACGGCACGCCGAAGTTCTATGAACGTTATGGTTTTCAGCCGTCGTCGCTGCCGGAGAAGGCGGGGATGTTCCTGCGGATTGCGTAG
- a CDS encoding PAS domain S-box protein: MNEQVNEQVLKSHTDRRQLHQIIAGLTEGVILVEPDQRIVWANEAALAMHGVTELKALGETVTDYRERFRLRYRNNHPVRDGHYPMDRVIAGEEFSDVTVEVESAADETVSWVHRIRSLVLTNAAGEPDCLALVLHDATEWASAEERFERTFNANPAPAVICRLDDLRYVKVNQGFLDMTGHARDDVLGRSVYELDVLEQAERRELAIERLGEGATIPQMEAVLKLADGSTKAVVVAGQPIDMNDEACMLFTFMDLEPRKQAERALRQSEERFATAFRMAPVATAIVTADRFELLDVNGAFAAMTGHAQDDLLGKSAEEIGLWAERGAWQRIEGRLARDGSVRNADVQIRTRDGDVRDCVVSADPVAIHGRDCLLVALLDISDRKRTEMELVYAIETAMQDASWFSRTLIEKLANVRRANAPDAGAQLSDLTARERDVFDLLCHGLADKEIAGRLGLAPNTVRNHVATIYAKLDVHSRGEAIVWARERGIVGAADANGTRGAKGGENGRD, encoded by the coding sequence ATGAACGAACAGGTAAACGAACAGGTGCTGAAGTCGCATACCGACCGGCGCCAGCTGCACCAGATCATCGCGGGGCTCACCGAGGGAGTGATCCTGGTCGAACCCGACCAGCGGATCGTCTGGGCGAACGAGGCCGCGCTCGCGATGCACGGCGTGACCGAGCTGAAGGCGCTCGGCGAGACCGTCACCGATTACCGCGAGCGCTTCCGGCTGCGCTACCGGAACAACCATCCGGTGCGCGACGGCCACTATCCGATGGATCGCGTGATCGCGGGCGAGGAGTTCAGCGACGTGACGGTCGAAGTGGAATCGGCCGCCGACGAAACCGTGAGCTGGGTCCACCGCATCCGCAGCCTCGTGCTGACGAACGCGGCCGGCGAGCCCGACTGCCTCGCGCTGGTGCTGCACGACGCGACCGAATGGGCGAGCGCCGAGGAGCGCTTCGAGCGCACCTTCAACGCGAACCCGGCGCCGGCCGTGATCTGCCGGCTCGACGACCTGCGCTACGTGAAGGTCAACCAGGGTTTTCTGGACATGACCGGCCACGCGCGCGACGACGTGCTCGGCCGCTCGGTGTACGAGCTCGACGTGCTCGAACAGGCCGAACGGCGCGAACTCGCGATCGAGCGGCTCGGCGAAGGCGCGACGATTCCGCAGATGGAGGCCGTGCTGAAACTCGCGGACGGCAGCACGAAGGCCGTGGTCGTCGCCGGGCAGCCGATCGACATGAACGACGAGGCATGCATGCTGTTTACGTTCATGGATCTCGAGCCGCGCAAGCAGGCCGAGCGCGCGCTGCGGCAGAGCGAGGAACGCTTCGCGACGGCGTTCCGGATGGCGCCGGTCGCCACCGCGATCGTCACGGCCGACCGCTTCGAATTGCTCGACGTGAACGGCGCGTTCGCCGCGATGACGGGCCATGCACAGGACGACCTGCTCGGCAAATCCGCGGAGGAAATCGGGTTGTGGGCCGAACGCGGCGCATGGCAGCGCATCGAAGGCCGGCTCGCGCGCGACGGCAGCGTGCGCAACGCCGACGTGCAGATTCGCACGCGCGACGGTGACGTGCGCGATTGCGTCGTGTCGGCCGACCCCGTCGCGATACACGGGCGCGACTGCCTGCTCGTCGCGCTGCTCGACATCAGCGATCGCAAGCGCACGGAGATGGAACTCGTGTACGCGATCGAAACGGCGATGCAGGATGCGTCGTGGTTCAGCCGCACGCTGATCGAGAAGCTGGCGAACGTGCGGCGCGCGAACGCGCCGGATGCGGGCGCGCAACTGTCGGACCTGACCGCGCGCGAGCGTGACGTGTTCGACCTGCTGTGCCACGGTCTCGCCGACAAGGAAATCGCCGGCCGCCTCGGGCTCGCGCCGAACACCGTGCGCAATCACGTCGCGACGATCTACGCGAAGCTCGACGTGCACAGCCGCGGCGAGGCGATCGTATGGGCGCGCGAACGCGGAATCGTCGGCGCGGCCGACGCGAACGGCACGCGCGGCGCGAAGGGGGGCGAGAACGGCAGGGACTGA
- a CDS encoding serine hydrolase domain-containing protein, translating into MIPNRASSRQPSTDPALAERVDAVLSRQLETHRLVGAVVLIARDGELVYRRAAGFADREARTPMREDTQFRLASVTKPIVSTAAMALVAQHKLSLDDDVTRWLPGFRPALHDGSVPVIRVRHLLTHTAGLGYRFTEADATGPYARAGASDGLDAASITLAENLRRIASVPLQFAPGTGWNYSLSIDVVGALIEAVSGLPLADAIDTLVLRPLGARDTGFVARDPARLATPYVNDTPQPHRLAENETVPIFDGTVGVTYSPSRALDADAFPSGGAGMVGTAGDVLNLLDTLRAGGGSLLPADLVDEMGRAHTGNLELPDLPGAGFGIGFSVLRDPLAAASPESVGTWRWGGVYGHSWFVDRARGLTVVSLSNTLYEGMNGQYTIDLRDAIYGAG; encoded by the coding sequence ATGATCCCCAACCGCGCATCATCCCGGCAGCCGTCGACCGATCCCGCACTCGCCGAGCGCGTCGATGCGGTACTGTCCCGTCAACTCGAAACACATCGCCTCGTTGGTGCGGTCGTCCTGATCGCACGCGACGGCGAACTCGTCTATCGCCGCGCGGCCGGGTTCGCCGATCGCGAAGCGCGCACGCCGATGCGCGAGGACACGCAGTTCAGGCTCGCATCGGTGACGAAGCCGATCGTCTCGACGGCCGCGATGGCGCTCGTCGCGCAACACAAGCTGTCGCTCGACGACGACGTCACGCGCTGGCTGCCCGGGTTCCGCCCGGCGCTGCACGACGGCAGCGTGCCGGTGATCAGGGTGCGCCACCTGCTCACGCATACGGCCGGCCTCGGCTATCGCTTCACGGAAGCCGACGCGACCGGCCCCTATGCGCGCGCGGGCGCCTCCGACGGGCTCGACGCCGCATCGATCACGCTCGCCGAGAACCTGCGCAGGATCGCGAGCGTGCCGCTGCAGTTCGCGCCGGGAACCGGCTGGAACTATTCGCTTTCGATCGACGTGGTCGGCGCGCTGATCGAGGCCGTCAGCGGGCTGCCGCTCGCCGACGCCATCGACACGCTCGTGCTCCGCCCGCTCGGCGCCCGCGACACGGGATTCGTCGCACGCGATCCCGCGCGGCTCGCGACGCCCTACGTCAACGACACGCCGCAACCGCACCGGCTCGCCGAAAACGAAACCGTGCCCATCTTCGACGGAACCGTCGGCGTGACGTATTCGCCGTCGCGCGCGCTCGACGCGGATGCCTTCCCGTCGGGCGGCGCCGGGATGGTCGGCACCGCCGGCGACGTGCTGAACCTGCTGGACACGCTGCGTGCGGGTGGCGGCTCGCTGCTGCCGGCCGACCTGGTCGACGAGATGGGCCGCGCCCACACCGGCAACCTCGAATTGCCCGACCTGCCCGGCGCGGGGTTCGGCATCGGGTTCTCCGTATTGCGCGACCCGCTCGCGGCGGCATCGCCGGAGTCCGTGGGCACGTGGCGCTGGGGCGGGGTCTACGGGCATTCGTGGTTCGTCGACCGCGCCCGCGGGCTCACCGTCGTGTCGCTGTCGAACACGCTTTACGAAGGGATGAACGGCCAGTACACGATCGATCTGCGCGACGCGATCTACGGCGCCGGCTGA
- a CDS encoding MBL fold metallo-hydrolase, translating to MDTARIEEIRSGLFRATTYIDKLKLGFSQFFVRSPDGDVVCIETGTRSNFPQLSASLATVGIAPSMVSSVVVPHFEVDEMGALPDFLAANPALVAYAHPICTHGLADIFGVRAKPLKDGEPTTISGVDVVPIFTKHVHQWDALVVYLPAYKALLSSDILMRFGDEAADDPLPAILDSIRRSDYLPSLAHLASALRRIQTLDLNVILPMHGPAITHDIPRVLAGAIAHCEAAAA from the coding sequence ATGGACACCGCCCGTATCGAAGAAATCCGCAGCGGCCTGTTTCGCGCAACGACCTACATCGACAAGCTGAAGCTCGGCTTCAGCCAGTTCTTCGTCCGGTCGCCCGATGGCGACGTCGTCTGCATCGAAACGGGCACGCGTTCCAACTTTCCGCAACTGAGCGCGAGCCTCGCGACCGTCGGCATCGCGCCGTCGATGGTGAGCAGCGTGGTCGTCCCGCATTTCGAAGTCGACGAGATGGGCGCACTGCCCGACTTCCTCGCGGCCAATCCGGCGCTCGTCGCGTACGCGCATCCGATCTGCACGCACGGGCTGGCCGATATCTTCGGCGTGCGCGCGAAGCCGCTGAAGGACGGCGAGCCGACGACGATCTCCGGCGTCGACGTCGTGCCGATCTTCACGAAGCATGTCCATCAATGGGATGCGCTCGTCGTGTATCTGCCGGCGTACAAGGCGCTGCTGTCGTCGGACATCCTGATGCGCTTCGGCGACGAAGCCGCCGACGACCCGCTGCCGGCCATCCTCGATTCGATCCGGCGCTCGGACTACCTGCCGTCGCTCGCACACTTGGCGAGCGCGCTGCGCCGGATCCAGACGCTCGATCTCAACGTCATCCTGCCGATGCACGGCCCGGCCATCACACACGACATCCCGCGCGTGCTCGCCGGCGCAATCGCGCATTGCGAGGCCGCCGCCGCGTAA
- a CDS encoding IS110-like element ISBma3 family transposase, with product MQDTQQHDAVDVFVGVDVGKGQHHAVALDRNGKRLYNKALPNDEAKLRALIAELKTHGRLLFVVDQPSTIGALPVAVARAEGVLVAYLPGLAMRRIADLHAGEAKTDARDAAIIAEAARSMPHTLRSLRLADEQLAELTMLCGFDDDLAAQVTQTSNRIRGLLTQIHPALERVLGPRLDHPAVLDLLERYPSPAALASTSEKTLANRLTKLAPRMGKSLAAEIVQALSEQAVTVPGTQAATIVMPRLAQQLAALRKQRDEVAAEVEQLVLAHPLWPVLTSMPGVDVRTAARLLTEVAHKAFASAAHLAAYAGLAPVTRRSGSSIRGEHPSRRGNKVLKRALFLSAFAALRDPVSRAYYSRKIQQGKRHNQALIALARRRCDVLFAMLRDGTIYQPKSAPNA from the coding sequence ATGCAAGACACTCAACAGCATGACGCCGTCGATGTTTTCGTCGGCGTTGACGTCGGTAAGGGCCAGCATCACGCTGTTGCACTCGATCGAAATGGCAAGCGTCTGTACAACAAAGCGCTGCCCAACGATGAGGCCAAGCTGCGCGCCCTCATCGCCGAACTCAAGACTCATGGTCGACTCCTGTTCGTCGTCGATCAGCCTTCCACCATCGGAGCGCTGCCAGTGGCCGTCGCTCGCGCTGAAGGCGTGCTCGTCGCCTATCTGCCGGGACTGGCCATGCGCCGCATCGCCGATCTGCACGCAGGTGAAGCCAAGACCGATGCCCGCGATGCCGCGATCATTGCCGAAGCCGCCCGCTCGATGCCGCATACGCTGCGCTCGCTTCGATTGGCTGACGAGCAACTCGCCGAGCTCACCATGCTGTGCGGCTTCGACGATGATCTCGCCGCTCAGGTCACTCAAACCAGCAACCGCATTCGCGGCCTGCTTACCCAGATCCATCCAGCGCTCGAGCGCGTTCTCGGACCGCGCCTCGACCATCCGGCGGTGCTCGATCTGCTTGAGCGCTACCCGTCGCCCGCCGCGCTTGCCTCAACCAGCGAGAAGACGCTCGCCAACCGCCTGACTAAGCTCGCGCCGCGCATGGGCAAGAGCTTGGCGGCCGAGATCGTTCAGGCTCTGAGCGAACAAGCCGTGACCGTGCCCGGCACGCAAGCTGCCACCATCGTCATGCCTCGTTTGGCCCAGCAGCTTGCGGCCTTGCGTAAGCAGCGCGACGAGGTCGCTGCCGAAGTGGAACAGCTGGTGCTTGCTCACCCTCTTTGGCCGGTCCTGACCAGCATGCCGGGAGTCGACGTCAGGACCGCTGCCAGACTCCTGACCGAAGTCGCCCATAAAGCCTTCGCCTCCGCCGCGCATCTGGCGGCCTACGCAGGCCTCGCGCCGGTCACCCGGCGCTCAGGATCGTCGATCCGTGGCGAGCACCCATCTAGACGGGGCAACAAGGTGCTCAAGCGCGCCTTGTTCCTATCCGCCTTCGCGGCCTTACGAGACCCAGTCTCACGGGCCTATTACTCCCGCAAGATCCAGCAGGGCAAGCGCCACAACCAAGCGCTCATCGCGCTGGCGCGGCGACGCTGCGACGTCCTGTTCGCCATGCTGCGTGACGGAACCATTTACCAACCCAAGTCAGCCCCTAACGCTTGA
- a CDS encoding glutathione S-transferase family protein, translating into MTTHTLFYCPGHLSFAPHVILRELGEPFELALVSIKDGATQSAEFRQLNPKGKVPVLHTGDEVLTESSAILLYLALRFPQARLVPDTAMGLARAVEWMNWLASVLPGTVALNFHPSRFSEDPAAHDGIRAKGRSGILAAYAQIDERLAARDWALGEHYSIVDPMLLIFFKWGNMLKLDMRGFEHWAAHTERMLRRPAVATALSVEQISIWA; encoded by the coding sequence ATGACAACTCATACGCTGTTCTACTGCCCCGGCCATCTTTCGTTTGCACCGCACGTCATCTTGCGCGAGCTGGGCGAACCATTCGAACTCGCACTCGTCTCGATCAAGGACGGTGCGACGCAGAGCGCCGAATTCCGGCAGCTCAACCCGAAAGGCAAGGTGCCCGTGCTGCACACCGGCGACGAAGTGCTGACGGAGTCGTCGGCGATCCTGCTCTATCTCGCGCTGCGCTTTCCGCAGGCGCGGCTCGTGCCCGATACCGCGATGGGCCTCGCACGTGCCGTCGAGTGGATGAACTGGCTGGCGTCAGTGTTGCCCGGAACGGTCGCGCTCAACTTCCATCCGTCGCGTTTCAGCGAAGACCCGGCCGCGCACGACGGCATTCGCGCGAAAGGCCGCTCGGGCATCCTCGCTGCGTATGCGCAGATTGACGAACGGCTCGCGGCGCGCGACTGGGCGCTCGGCGAGCACTACTCGATCGTCGATCCGATGCTGCTGATATTTTTCAAATGGGGGAACATGCTGAAGCTCGACATGCGCGGGTTCGAACATTGGGCCGCGCATACGGAGCGCATGCTCCGCCGCCCTGCCGTCGCGACCGCGTTGTCGGTCGAACAGATCTCGATCTGGGCGTAG